The window TGAAGCTCGgttatagttaaaaaaaaaaaaaggaaaaagttaagGCTTCGTTTATATGagctttctattttttttttaaataaaaataaaaatttctataaaaaatgtaaaaactcttatataaaatgtaTAAACTTGccttatattcttaaaaatacttttaaaaaattttagtaaaaagttcttgtatttgatataaaaataactactattttccattttaaaaaaaaaaaagtatatccAAACTAACACTAAATCATTTGATATGAATTATATATTAgtatctaaatttaaaaaataaaataaaatagtatgaAGTCggttttttagaatcaaagtTAATGCAAATGGtgtatttgttaaaaaaaataaggctAGGTAATAGTTCAAGGtttgaattaagaaaaaaaaatgatctatgAGGAAACTCTTGCTTCCATAATTAGACTTTATCCAAATAAAATGTTACTTGTTTTGGCATGCTTTAAAAATGTTATCTTATGTTAATGAATGttaaaagtatattttaatGGATTACATTATCCATAAAGATTTATGTGTCGGAAAACTTTACATTTTTGCTAGCTAGTACTAGTTTAAAAAATTGTGtccctaaatttaaaaaaaaaaaaaaaaactttttatggtttaaagcaaactttaagagtttgaaataaaagattaatcaaattactttttttaaaaaaatgattttaaattaagaaatttagATATAATTTTGCATACAAAAGTTACGATATCATTATTATGGTAGTGTTTGATttgtcaataaaataaaaattgaaacaagaaatttatttcatcttactattaagttatttatatatatatatatacacacacacacgtgTATGTGTGTGTGAAATTTGTCTTATATTTAGCATTACTTGAATAtttctccataattttttttactgggtaatttttatttctttattgacGGTATTAATAATCCAAATATTTAAAGTTTCATAAATAGACAATATTACAtattaagcaaaaaaaattaattttttaattagttttttttgtcTCACAAAGTGactaacattattttattttattttttaaaaaagaagagaataaaTGGGAGACAAGAATTTATAACCCATGGGATATAAGAAAAgaatatatatctttttaattaaaatattttatctcaCAAAGTTAAACatgattcttaaaaaaaaaaaatagaaaagaataaatgggagaaaagaatatatatatatatatatatatataaatcatccCTCCTATAGGTTATTAAATCTCATGTATTAAGGATGTGGGAAAGATGatgaatatattatttcatctcgtcttgttttatttttaactaaatatgaAATAGTGTAATTACATGTCTTATACCATTTTAAACTATatatgaaacaaaatattttatctcatttcttatcttattgcaTATTATATACAAAATGACATGTTATATTAGTTGACCTAAAATAACACTTTTGGGTTATCTTATGAAATGTCCAAGAAATCTCGATTGGTTGTTTGACCAATTTTCTCAACTCATAAACTACCCCCCATTTTCTCATTAATTGGATTGGGTCTGATTAGCTCACTTGGGCACACCAAACCCAACACCAACATCAGCAAATCAAACATTACCCTTAATTGATAGCCCGAGTTAGAAGATATGGATGTAACTTcataatatattcaataaatgGAGCAAGTtatcatttatattataaaagaaGACTTATAGAAAATGAAGATATTATATCAGGCGAAGATACAGAGCAAATTAATTCTTCGGTTGAATTAATAttcttaaaggaaaaaaatagattgGACAAAAGAAGGGAACTTTGatctattttcaattattataacaCTAATTGCATAACTAATAAGGATGACCCAACATATCGTTACGAGACAATCTAAATCCCAAAGTTCAAAAATGAAGATATatcaatgaaatgaaaaatattcttatacATAAGCAATTAATAGGATTATAGTTTGAACTATCTATTGATATTGATCGAATTGTATTTATCTTGATCATGGCCATGACAAGTTTGATAGACAAGTAGGCATCATTTGATTCAACAATTActcacttttaatttaattatgaataaatCGACCATCTCACAATACAACTCAAAATTACAAgacaaaaaattcaaattgattcattttcaaatatatacattttttccaataatctttcatcatttttattttttatttttaagtactttgctaaatataaatatgatagtGTTTTAAGTTTTTCTAATTGTTTTAACATTATCATAAATGAATTCCAAGAAGCTTTTATAATCatttaaatgatattaaatgtgatgttaattttttttagttcatctcattataattattttatctaaaattttcattaatcctttatactatatttgagttttagaaaatttgagggaaaatatgaagaaaagaaaataagccaaaaaatagaagaaatgaaaaaaaaaatatttttatattttacttaattctcatttcaattatttaactaaataagttaaaaacatataaattatttattaattttaattatatttgattttcttttatatatttttataataaaatcaaaattttattatttttaatatatttttcctttttggatatttttaaaaaatcaaacatattcttcgtgtttttaaaaatcccaGATACCGAAATCAATGTACCTTTGAACTTGCGAATAGCAATACCTTGACTTTCTAAGTTTCAACCACGGTAAAAATTATGCAAAATTGGGGGCTGGGTGAGAGATGGATGATTCTTGCTTTTTCCGTTGCTGTTAATTCCTCTGATTTCTGCGTGTAATCTGGAACTGAATCATTCATACATGTCCGCATCTGTAGGCAAGCCTGTTCTTGTCATCAATGTAAAAGCCAAGAACATAAAAATCATAACAAACTGAAAGCTATTCCCAATTCAGGGGGCTACCCACAGCCTGATGGTCACGGGATAATTGTGATGTCACTGAATTCAAGCCACTGATGTCATGTGCAGCCTTTGTTGCCTTCCATGTAAGCAGATAGACGCGAGGGTTGGCACCGCACATGGACAGCTGAGCCTCGTCGCAAATACAAGCATATGATAATGACTCGTCGATTTGCAAATTGCAACACGCGCACTAGCCAATTGGAAATATCATTGGGGAAGTACTGGGTGTGGGCATTTTGGGCCAGCTTGGGTGGATGCCCCCGCACAGGACTACGGATGGTCAGGACGAAGCTAGAGCCGGGGACTACCTCCTCCGTTCCCACACGTCATTTTgacaaaatgaatttttaaatgtgGAAAGGGCAGGGGGTGGAGACTGGAGAATAATTTGAAGACGGTAGTCGATTTCTTGACCTTTTAACTTGCATAATAAGTTAATAACGAGTCATCCAACTGTCCAAGCACAATACTTTCTTCTCTAGCCGTGACAGGGACGAacaaattattactttataatatttcattatttattgaGATCTAACCACGTAGGCGAAGAGATTAAATTATTGGGTGAAAAGGGGTTCCAATGTGAGCACTTTGGGGGATTGGTGGTCAACTCTCTTGTAGCACCATCCGGTCCACTTCAATCATTGACAGCTTTTTCCAGGTACATTTCACCAGCTTTAGTCACGGGAAGTGGTCCAACCCCTATCCACCATATGCTATAAAAGCTAACCAAAGTTACATACcaaatattattttctcaaCTTTATCCacttttattattaggaaaaaGGACGATATCGAATTTTCTATTTCGACGCAACAAGGCCTTTTTCATGCATatggtttttttgttatttaaatggCACcatgtaatttttgaaaaatggttggtcaaaaaatttaataaataatccTCCGGGTGTGGGAAGAAGGTTGGGACTTGGGAGTGTGGAAAGGGGAGCCGACAAAGGGGATGGGAGAATCTGGGGCGGCACCCTCACTCACGCCACCAGGGGTCCCCCGAAACCCATTCAACACTCCAATTCATTTCCATAATTATTCCATTCTTAAATCCTCAATCCACACCTCCATGCTATGTACCAATGAATTGCTTCCCAGGATCAAACCCCACCCAATTGTTATTcttcttaattttgtttttgtttttactaaTTCTACTCAAGTAATCTGTAAATACGAAggcttttatattaattataataatggtTTTCAGTTCCTTTCTTCACCTAACGCACCCAATTCAACTGTAGACAAACCCTAGATCTTCCGTTTTAATATTCCAAGTAAACGCTTCTCTCTGAGCTATATTTATGCATGTTTGGATCTTCATACTTGCACACTCATTTATgtctatttctattttatttttttgatttttttttgtgaagaatCGGGATATTTTTGTTTTCGGGGTGGTTGGGCTAACTGATGATGGAAGGGGAGGCGCATGATCCGCGGATCGGCGATAAGGTGGACCGAGTTGAGGGGGGGATTCGTGAGAGTTCGAGTGCTGAGCCTGTGCCTGAGACGGTAATTATGATAACTCCGGCGGAGCCGGACGCAGAGGAGCGGCGGGGGAGCAGCGGAGGAAGTGGAAGTGACAAAGCGAAAGCGGAAGCGGAGGCGGAGGCGGAGACGGAGTCGAAGGCTAGTGTGAAGGAGGTGAATTCATGCGTCGTGGATGTGAAGTGCGGCGGcggtggaggtggaggagggCTTGTGGAGAATTGGGATGGAGAAAGGGTGTGTAGGATTTGCCATTTGAGTTCAGACCCAGCGGCGGAGGGCTCTATTGCTACTTGCCGTGATGCTAGTGCGGATCTAATCCAGCTTGGTTGCGGTTGTAAAGATGAGCTCGGGATTTCGCATCCTCATTGTGCTGAGGCCTGGTTTAAGCTCAAAGGAAACAGGTAATTGTTTCTCTTCtgttctcttctcttcttttcccGTGGAAACTGGATTTTTAGTGATTCTTTAAATCATAGTGTGGTGTTGCTTTTGgaactatgtttctaaatttttctgGTAATGATGTTTTggtttgatttcaaattcttgtTCATAAATTGGTTCCTAGATTAAATGATGGAATGGTGAGGTTTGCTAGGAGTTTCAGGAAAGATAACTAATGATTCTTTGTGGAAGGAAGAAATTCCTTAACCTTTATCATCCTAGTTCTTTGATCATTATTTTGATTgatctcattttaattttttttaatttaaaaaatggctGCAAAATCAACCAATACTTTGAAATTTTGGTGAAACTTgaccaaataatgaaaattttgaggaaaaatgaatTTCCCAGAAGTGATTCAAGCCAAAATTTGTGTACTAGAAGTTTTTGTTTGTCTTTTGTTCATCTTCATTGGATAGATAGTAACTGGGTTGCTTCCCAGCATTAGTTGGGTTGGCATGTATGAATATGAAGCTGCTACTGGTAGtttacttccttttttttggtGTGACAATGGAATGTAGTTGTGCTGTAAGTAGTTGATGGAAGATTTTCCTCTTTATACAATGGGAGACAGATTGTTGGTGCTAACACCTGGATACAAAATCCACATTAGGAGGAAGGGTTAGGTCTTTATGGTGGCTGTTTTGTCTAGAAGGGGCACCTgccatttattatatattctggTTGCCTATCcaaatcccaaaaaataaaaatgtctcaaacaaaatttgaattcttcTGGGATTTCCTTCCTACAAGAATCCCAAGTTAGGATTTACAATTGTATTTCTTCCTTACAATTTTTTCACATTGATGCAGAATGTGCGAAATTTGTGGTGAGACTGCAAATAATGTCAAAGGTGTCTGGGACAACAGATTCATGGAGGATTGGAATGAGAGGAGGTATGCCGGTAGCAGTAGTAACTCTTCAGACAGGGGTGGCGGATGTTGGCGGGGGCAGCCATTTTGTAACTTCCTGATGGCATGCCTGGTAATAGCCTTTGTGCTGCCATGGTTTTTTCgtgtaaatatgttttaaaggtTGTGTAAATAACAGACTTAAAAGGTTCTTCTTGGGCACCATCACTTTCATGGTTGCATCTCTGCGACCTAAAGATTGAAGGGTTCAAATCTTATATACTGCCACCTCAACAACTACAGTTAATTTACTGAACTGCTGTGATATATTGTGGGCAGTCATGTTTTCAGATTGTAAGGAGTGTTGGCTGAAATTTCATATTAGTGGGTGGAAATTGAAAAGGATTGGTTAGGGTACAATGCTGGGagaaatttcctttttcttcttctgtcttctttgttttctctaCTCTGTAATATATTTCTGGGAGCCCCTCTTGGGTTCACTTGCCATTAGTGTTGAGAGGGACTCCCATCACAAGCATGGAAGTCATCCCAAATTTGTTCAACATTTACATTTAATTATAGTGGAATgctaattttcatatttctttgCGTGAGTGTAGCATTAGTTTGTGATTTGATGATATATGAATTGGGTTGCTGATTTTACCCTACAGCAATATAAGAAGTTTTTTGTGATAAACTAGAATTGGACGACCGAATCAGGCAAGAGTGTTGAAGTAACGTGGCA of the Vitis vinifera cultivar Pinot Noir 40024 chromosome 10, ASM3070453v1 genome contains:
- the LOC100254917 gene encoding uncharacterized protein LOC100254917, which produces MMEGEAHDPRIGDKVDRVEGGIRESSSAEPVPETVIMITPAEPDAEERRGSSGGSGSDKAKAEAEAEAETESKASVKEVNSCVVDVKCGGGGGGGGLVENWDGERVCRICHLSSDPAAEGSIATCRDASADLIQLGCGCKDELGISHPHCAEAWFKLKGNRMCEICGETANNVKGVWDNRFMEDWNERRYAGSSSNSSDRGGGCWRGQPFCNFLMACLVIAFVLPWFFRVNMF